In Falco cherrug isolate bFalChe1 chromosome 5, bFalChe1.pri, whole genome shotgun sequence, one DNA window encodes the following:
- the PDE6H gene encoding retinal cone rhodopsin-sensitive cGMP 3',5'-cyclic phosphodiesterase subunit gamma, which produces MSENPATTLNTGDAPTGPTTPRKGPPKFKQRQTRQFKSKPPKKGVRGFGDDIPGMEGLGTDITVICPWEAFSHLELHELAQFGII; this is translated from the exons ATGAGTGAGAACCCAGCCACCACCCTCAACACTGGAGATGCTCCAACTGGTCCCACTACACCTCGCAAGGGGCCTCCCAAGTTCAAGCAGAGACAGACAAGGCAGTTCAAGAGCAAGCCCCCTAAAAAAGGAGTAAGAGG GTTTGGAGATGACATCCCAGGCATGGAGGGACTGGGCACAG aTATCACAGTGATTTGCCCATGGGAAGCTTTCAGCCATCTGGAACTGCATGAGCTGGCCCAGTTTGGAATCATCTAA